The Culex quinquefasciatus strain JHB chromosome 2, VPISU_Cqui_1.0_pri_paternal, whole genome shotgun sequence genome contains the following window.
ttacaataaacttcaaaattttaatgaaaattcaagtgcaaccagctgaaatcaaattaaaatacattcttctgcgtttaaaatcatttttagcatgtttcggtttattaaaaaatcttaagattttttgaaaattttcgatgcaaaatcttttttttcgatacaatttttgtttttgtcagatcttagattttttgaaaactaatgattgcaaaacaactgaactagtgtaaaatgcattttaaaacacttttttcatttaaatgtgaagactatggcttgttatttaaatttttatatttttttatttttttgccccccccttgacctcggccagggccgagggacaaaaacttttttaaatatttgcatcggcctaagaaaCAATGACaacaaacacaacattttatgttatttataacaagttttgttattcgtcgttatgatttgtttgttattggattgttattgtaataacagactaataacatttttagttattcttcgaacaaatctttgttattattttttgttattttaacaactaatccgatcatcccaataacagttggcggtattctttcataacaaaaaatgttattccaaagttgtgttggctttcaaccaatatcagaccaataacaaattttgttaagataacataaactgttattaaacccttatgcaaaaattgatttttcaagaagattccataacactttctgttattttaacagtatttgttatagaaatgacatgaattttgttattaccgtctgcccgggatgctgagataaaaaaaattgtgaaaaaaaagttagataagttagcatttttttccgtgttccttTTTTCTGAATACTAAacgcccccacaaagtttgagccaaataaaaaaaaaggaaaaaaataaaaatgcacaaaaccCGCCGATTTCTCACATGTGaaattttgaactaaaaaatattattcatcgATAAATAGCACAATTTGTATATAATATCAATCAAAAagagattttgttttattaataaAAAGTTGTTCATTTTTATATTAAGAAGGTACAACCAAGTTAGTAGACCATCTCTGAaaaagaaatttcgaaaaatcgcaaaacacagaaaaaaataaatacttgtGATCGTttattgtgttcatgaatttgagaaccacgaaggaatttattcatgagtatggtgcatttgcactataaacgtgaatatattccttcgtggttcatgaacacaattcacgatttcgagaattgacttTTTTCTGTGAATCTTGTATAAAactgctaaaaaaaatcacactttttattttatttttcaaaaacagttaTCGATTGCTGCTGGCTAACTGGGCTGATCAAAAATTGACAAGGGGATTGTCAAtgctaaaaaatatttctcaattTATATAGGATACAAACAAGTAACCCAAATATTTATCTTAGGCTAACTCTTCTCTTCTTTCTTGATAGGTAGTTTCACAAAAACCTAAAAaggaatttcaattttttaaatcgaatttgGCATCCACGATTGTCTTTGTTATTGCTATTTGACGTTTGACTACATTCCaattatcgagcgcccagttaccaaactgtattttgcattttttttttcgtaattttgttcAAAGAAGCTTAAGGGATTTCTGGATAatctctttgtttttttttctaaagctttatgatttggaaaaaaaataatttagaaaggtcctataagctattgtctttcatatgtgtATAGgacctaaacaaaaaaaagtcgacaaataatgttatttaggatagaaatgtttttttgagtaacttttaattTAGCTTTTTATTCTATTACTTTTCTGTTtagatttcaattttttcaaatcattgggTGTGAGTGTGAATAACTGAATCCAAGTTTACCCCACATTTTACTTCCAGCccaagaaaagttttttttgtcatgattcgatgattcggataatcgaacttcagataatcgaaacttctgataatcgaggcttcggataatcgagtctcgaCTGTACTTCCACACCAAGCTGATACTAATCCACACTCTTCTCCCTCCCCCTCTCCCTAGATCTGTGATGAGGCATGCATCCGTCTGGGTGTGCATCCTGACGTTCTACAACCTGCAGTCGTCGTCGCTGGCCGCAATCGTCCCCCCGCCTTGGAGTGACCCCAACAAAAATCCCTGCGCCAGCCAACCCGGCGGCTGGCAGCTGCTATACTGGCCACCGCTCAAGAAATGCTTCAAAATCTTCCAACTGGGCTATCCCTGCCCAGACACGATGGAGCTGAGCCCGGTGGGCTCGGGAACACTCGGGGGCGGTTCCGGAGCGGAATGCCGGTGCCCGCCGACGACGGCGCAGTCTCCGCTGACCAAGCGCTGCCATCCACTGTTTGAGCGCGGGCCGTGCGACTTTGGCCAGTACTTTGCGCCGATCGCCGACTCGGAAGTGAAGAGTGCCATGTAATAGCTGGGTTGGGTTGTTGTCGAAATGTTTGTACTGAAGGGGTTTTCTTTTCAGACCAAAGCAACGCTGGGGAATCTGCAAGTCGACGGAAATTTGCCAAAGCGGAATGGTTTACTGGCCGCAGGACAACAAGTGCTACCAGCTGCATACCAAAGGGCCGTGTCCCAAGGGGAAGTTGCTCAGCTTGGACAACGATGGGATCGCCAAGTGTAGGGTGAGTGTTCAAGAAGGTAAATGAGTTCAAACTAGTTCATCGACGGTTGCTTTTTTTAGTGTGAAAATGAGGGCGAGCTGAGCAATTACTTCTACAACGAGACGGAAACTTGCCACGAGTTCTTCACCAGAGGACCATGTTTGCGGACGGGGGAGTTATTTCTGCCGTCGAAGAAGTGCGCTTGCCACCAGAGACTGCCGCACTTTCACAACGAGACGAACCAGTGTTACGAGCTGGGGACGATTGGACCGTGTCCGATTGGTCACACGTTCATTATCGCCGACAAGCGTGGCCAGCAGGAAGTGAGCTCGATGCGGGCCGAGTGTCGATGTAAGGACAATTACGTACCCTGGAAGGACGGCTACTGCTACAAGTTGTACACGCAGGGGCCGTGCGAGTTTGGATCGTTTGTAACGGAAGCGAACGTCTGTACGCCGAATCCGTGCGAAAAAGGTCGACTTTACTTCGCAAAGGAGAAGACCTGCTACCGCATCGGATCGCAAGGTCCCTGCAGTCTGCACCAGGTGGTGATATTTGACTTTACCACACGGCCTTCGCTGGACGGAATCTCGTACAACGGCATCTGCGGATGCTCCGGAGTGATTCACAACCTGGACCAATCGTGCTCCGAAGACGAAGTTCCCAAAAGTGCCTGCGACAGCACTCCGGACATGGTCGAGATCAACAAGCAGTGCTTCAAACTGTACACTCGAGGTCCTTGCGGGCCCGGCCAGTGGCTGGAAACGAAGAAGGGTCCCGCAAAGGTACGGGGCGCCATTTGCGTTTGCCGACCTGGTTTCACCCCGTACGAATCTCCGCTGCAGAACGGCGTCATCGGATGCCAACCGCCGGCCGTCGGATTAGCCAGGTATTTGAACGAACTGCTTTCGTTCAGGATCGGCAACTTTACGCTTGCCCCATTCTTCCCAACTCTAACGTAGTAGCATCCACAACCAATCACTAACTACCTTACCAAAACCTGCGCGTGCTAACTTACTCCTTCCCTACCCGATTTAACAGCATGAACCCCGCAGCAAAATTGGTACTTGTACTGAACGACTTCATCTAAATTCGATAGCAACTAACCAACTCTCATTTTCAGGTGGTTCATGAGCCTGTTGGGATTCGGACCGACCGAACCGGAAGAGTACTAAGTTACCAATTGACCAGGAAACATTCACAGTATCAATGGTTCCTGCCCCCACCTCCCCCCAACGAGCGAAAGAGAATCGTAAAATAGGCACGCACgcagtagggttagtgaataaGTATTGTGATTGTGCCATAATCGCGCGGATGGTTTAAGATTACAATAAAAGAAAACACTAGTAGCACGTAAGAGTTTGCAAGTAATGCCACAATGCCGACTGAGTAGGTTAAACAGTATTGTATCGTAGAgtaaataaatgcaaa
Protein-coding sequences here:
- the LOC6043283 gene encoding uncharacterized protein LOC6043283, producing the protein MRHASVWVCILTFYNLQSSSLAAIVPPPWSDPNKNPCASQPGGWQLLYWPPLKKCFKIFQLGYPCPDTMELSPVGSGTLGGGSGAECRCPPTTAQSPLTKRCHPLFERGPCDFGQYFAPIADSEVKSAIPKQRWGICKSTEICQSGMVYWPQDNKCYQLHTKGPCPKGKLLSLDNDGIAKCRCENEGELSNYFYNETETCHEFFTRGPCLRTGELFLPSKKCACHQRLPHFHNETNQCYELGTIGPCPIGHTFIIADKRGQQEVSSMRAECRCKDNYVPWKDGYCYKLYTQGPCEFGSFVTEANVCTPNPCEKGRLYFAKEKTCYRIGSQGPCSLHQVVIFDFTTRPSLDGISYNGICGCSGVIHNLDQSCSEDEVPKSACDSTPDMVEINKQCFKLYTRGPCGPGQWLETKKGPAKVRGAICVCRPGFTPYESPLQNGVIGCQPPAVGLARWFMSLLGFGPTEPEEY